The Candidatus Methylomirabilota bacterium DNA segment CACGGTCTACGCCCACAACCTGGAGAACCTCGTCGAGGTTGGCGACCGCGTCACAGGCGGTACGATCATCGCCACCGTGGGCCGAACCGGCAGGACCTCAACCCCGCACCTGCACTTCGAGGTCCGCCACGAGGGCATGGTCTACAACCCGCTCCACCTCCTGCCCGCCCGCGAGGCGATCGAGATCCGACCGGACGAGGCGCCGGACCTGCCGACGGAATCGGCGCGCGCGCAGGTGGTGGACGACGACGTCGATGAGTGAGCTGCGCACCGAGACGGTCGACCTCGCTGACAACGGCGAGCCGCTCGAGACGCTTCTAGCCCGCGCGCCTGCCGAGCTGGCGGGCGACAGGGACAAGCCGGGCGACGCGGCCCGCGGCCGCGAGCTGCTGGGCCTCTATCTCCGCGACATCGCCAAGGTGCCGCTGCTCACCCCCGAGCAGGAGCAGGAGCTCGCGCGACGGGTGCAGGCCGGCGACGCCGATGCCGAGCGGCAGCTGATCGAGGCAAATCTCCGTCTCGTGGTGCGGGTGGCGCGCCGCTACCTGAACCGGGGGCTTTCACTGCTGGACCTCATCGAGGAAGGCAACCTCGGCCTCCTGCACGCCGTCACGAAGTTCCAGCCCGGCCGCGGCACGCGCTTTTCCACCTATGCCGTCTGGTGGATTCGACAGGCGGTGGCCCGGGCCCTCGCAAACCAGGCGCGCATGATCAGGCTGCCCGTCCACATCGAGCTCCTCCTGGGCCGATACATGAAGAAGAAGGCCGCGCTCACCCAGGACTTGGACCGCGCGCCGACCACGGAAGAGATCGCCAAGGCTCTCGGTCAGCCGCTCGAAGAGATCGAGCATATCGAGCGCATGAGCCAGCGCCCGGTCTCTCTCGACGCGCCCATCGGGCAGGAGGGCGACGGCAAGCTCGAGGACCTCGTCAAGGATGCGGAGCCCTTGCCCGGCGCCGGGCTCGGCGCGGCGCTGAAGGCGCGCGAGGACCTGGCCGGCGTGCTCCGGGACCTGCCCGATACCGAGCGCAGCGTGCTGGAGCTGCGCTTCGGGCTCGAAGGCGAGGAGCCAAGGACGCTCGAAAGCATAGGGCGCCAGCTCGGGCTCACGCGGGAGCGGGTCCGCCAGATCGAGGCGGCGGCCCTGGCCCGGCTGCGGCGCCTCATGGCCGCTCGGGGCCTGGAGGCGGGGGACCTGTTCTGAGCGGTGCTAGAATAGCGCTGTTGCGATGGGGTTAATGACGCCCCCGTAGCTCAGGTGGATAGAGCAGCAGTTTCCTAAACTGCGGGCCGGGTGTTCGAGTCACCCCGGGGGCACCACCGAATACACACCGGAGAGCAGGCGCCCGTAGGTGGCCTGCCCTCTGAGTGTATAGCCTCTTCCGCCCGCATCCTCGAAGGGCTCGAAGATCAGGCGGCCGACCAGGAGCTTCCGGAGGATCTGCCGGGCCTGGATCGGCTGCCGCTCGAGCAGCCCCTGCCAGTCGGCCAGGCGCGCGCCGAGGTCCTCCGTGAGCGCCAGGGGATCTACTCCCGCCGTGAATCGCGTCAGACCGTCCAGGTGCTCGAGCTGCGCCTGGAGGTCCGCGCGCTCGCACTCCCGGGCCTGAATCGCCTCGTGGACGGAGGCCGGGGGCGCCCCGCCGGCC contains these protein-coding regions:
- a CDS encoding sigma-70 family RNA polymerase sigma factor yields the protein MSELRTETVDLADNGEPLETLLARAPAELAGDRDKPGDAARGRELLGLYLRDIAKVPLLTPEQEQELARRVQAGDADAERQLIEANLRLVVRVARRYLNRGLSLLDLIEEGNLGLLHAVTKFQPGRGTRFSTYAVWWIRQAVARALANQARMIRLPVHIELLLGRYMKKKAALTQDLDRAPTTEEIAKALGQPLEEIEHIERMSQRPVSLDAPIGQEGDGKLEDLVKDAEPLPGAGLGAALKAREDLAGVLRDLPDTERSVLELRFGLEGEEPRTLESIGRQLGLTRERVRQIEAAALARLRRLMAARGLEAGDLF
- a CDS encoding zinc ribbon domain-containing protein is translated as TGLSACSLCGGSIYATRRTHGRHVRTYYGCFYHRSRGAKACPNDLTVPMDEANRLLLDALGRDVLTPAMVTGTLTDTLAAWQAEGVPALARREGMEVRLRQLNAELVHLTNALAGGAPPASVHEAIQARECERADLQAQLEHLDGLTRFTAGVDPLALTEDLGARLADWQGLLERQPIQARQILRKLLVGRLIFEPFEDAGGRGYTLRGQATYGRLLSGVYSVVPPG